Below is a genomic region from Macaca thibetana thibetana isolate TM-01 chromosome 1, ASM2454274v1, whole genome shotgun sequence.
ctcttgtcgcccaggctggagtgcaatggcgtgatctcagctcactgcaacctccacctcccgggttgaagtgattctcttacctcagcctcctgaatagctgggattacaggcatgtgccaccacacccagctaatttttatatttttagtagagatgcagtttcaccatgttggccaggatggtctcaatctcttgaccttgtgaaccttctgcctcggcctcccaaagtgctgggattatacaggcatgagccactgcacctggccaaaaatcagttgtgtttctatacacccccaatgaacaatccaaaaaagaTAGTTACAAatgcaatttcatttacaatagcatctaaaataataacatgccttctaaaataataaatttaatgaagGTGGTGAAAAACTTGTATACTCGAATCTACAAATcgttgctgaaagaaattaaagactcaaataaatggaaatacattccatattcatggataggcagatttaatattgttaaaatgtcaacattAGTCAACCTGGCCTGAacattcagtgcaattcctataAAATTCCAATGGccttttttgtagacatgaaaAATTTTGTCCTATACTATTGGATATAGAAAAAACCAAAATAGGGTGCACATAGTTTTGAGAAatgaattacaaatatataaGAATTCAAAACCTGTAACATGACCAAAGAAGACTTTAAAGGACAAGTTATAATCTTTAATTTATTCATAGAAAAAGTATgaaatgttgaatatcttttgtattttcaactcaaaaaattagaaaagtttgGTTAAGCAaacttaaagaatataaaaagtttaatgaatgaatagatggctATAGGAGCGAATAGCAAAGCACCCAACATATAAAGGCCCATGCACCACCATCTCCCCACATACACCAATGCAAAATCTGTAGCAGGTAGTTTTATATAAAAAAGGCAATAGAATAGACAATTTTGGCAACTATGATAAGGAATGAAGAgaagtcagaaaaataataatagcacatGAATTACAATCTTACACAATATCATTATATTCAAAATCTGGAATAAAATGAACaactttctagaaaaatataatccATCAAAATTGgcctaagaataaatttaaaaattggaatgaaCCAGTAGCCATAACAGAAAGTAAGATAGAGTAATCATTTATACCCACAAAAGGTACTAGGATCAGAGTGTTTTATGGCCACATCAAACCTTCAAGAAGTAGCTAATCTTTACTTTAATAGAAACTATTGCAGACAGTACAAATAAATGGTAAAGTTTTGACTCATTCTACAAAGTCAGCAGTACACTGATGCTAAAGATTAAAATCAGCTAAGAAAAAATTCTAGACCCATCTcacattaaatactttttttttttttttttttttttttgagagaaggtctcactgttgcccaggctttggTGCAGTTTTGGCTCATTgaagccttgaccttctgggatCAAGTGGGATCAAGAGATCTTTCCacgttagcctcctgagtagctgggactacaggcatatgccatcaagcccagctaagtcagctttttttgtagagacaggatctcaccatgttgcccaggctggtctcaaactcctgggctcaagcgatcctcccaccttagcctcccaaagtgctgggatttacaggtgtgagccactgcacccagcttaaaTGCCTATTCTTGGCATCAATAGATTAAAAGAGCAAAACTATATGATCCTATCAAGAGTTGCTGCAAGCAtttcaataaaatcaataattatctataattttttttaattaagtaaatCAGCTATAAAAGGTAACTTTTCAAATCTGGTGTAATACATCAACCTGAAATCTCCAGGCCAGGCCACAAATGCTGTAGTGAACCATTACAAGCATTTccaaccaaaccaaaaccaagaAAAGATCTGGCATCATTTCTACTGGAGGTTCCAACCATTgtaagaagacaagaaaaataaataaaagataaaatatgggaAGAGAGTGATAAAATAGTctttactagaagaaaatattatcttttatctAGAACTGTCAAAATAGTTGataaactactaaaaataaattctataagATGACTGGATATaagatcaatgtgcaaaaatcaataGCTGTGACTAATTagcaaatgcaattttaaaaattcttttgaataGACCTAAATATTGAACAGTGCCCAGGTATAAATCTACAAAGAATGCACAGGTCTTTCTGGAGAAAGGTTTGATAACAAATGGTTTTTAGATAAGCTAAAAGAGATTTCTAAGTCCCATTTACAATCCTAAGGAAAACTATGCTTTTAAATTTGTGTTCTTGATATACTGCATACCAACTTCACATCAAAGTAGCTGTATTTTTCTGCATACAACAAAGCCagtcagaaataaaacaaaacaacaaaatatccacactgacaaacaaataaatgttgaTTGACGGGTGGGGATTCCTGTCCCCAAACACCTGGCCCCCCTTAGTTGGCAGAGCATTTTCTTCCCTGTGGTGGAATAGAAGCCTTCATCCTGCCCACAAAGCCCTGCACTGTATTCCTACCTTGTTTTGAGACTAGTCCCCATCCTGTAGCCCAGCAATTGGCACTGGTAAGGTCGACTTCTGGAGTTGCAAGGCAGACCGGGAGCACGGAGTCAGAAAACACAATGCGGGTCTTCAGCTGCACCAGGGCCACGTCACCTCCGACGGGGTGGTACACCTCATATGTGGGGTGCAGGATCACCCTGTTCACCTCATACCACTGGGTGTGGTTGCCGGCCACCCTGAGGTTTACAAGGCCTACGTACATGTCATAAATTTTGATATTCTTGTCCCTGTGAGGGTGAGAACAGAGGCACAATGCCCGCAGCTTCCTGTGTGGTCAGCCCACAAGCCTGGGGACTCCAAGCACATGGGGCTGGTGCTCACTCAGTGGGATTGAAAAGCCAGCTTCTTCCTGCAGCATAGTAGGGACCTATCTGGCTGTCTGGCAGAGTTGCCCCCTAAGGAGTCAACTTGGCCCATGGAGGCTCTGGGGACGCAAGTCTGTACACAGCCACCAGCTGTACAGGCCAGCAGCCCATGCATGTGAGACTTGCTCTCACTCTTAGATAACCTGGCTGCACACATCCTTCTGGAGGCCAGATGGCCACAGTAGAGGCATGCCTGCTGTGCGGGGCAGCTTTGGTGAATGGGGCTGTTGGAGGAGCAATCGGGAAGGCCAGGTGCTTAGAGACCAGCCTTGCTCATGGGGACCTGGCTGGCACTTGAGGACCAGCCTCACTTGTGGGAATCTGGCTGTGCCCTTGAGAACCAACCTCACTCGTGGGGACCTGGTCGTGCACTTAGGGGACCAGCCTTGCACGTAGGGACCAGGCTGTGCATTTGAGGACCAACCTAGCTCATGGGAACCTAACCATACACTTAGGGGATCAGCCTTGCATGTGGGGACCTGGCCGTGATCTTCGGGACCGGTGTCAACTCTTGAGGACCTGGTTGTGCACTTGGGAGACCCGCCTCACGGATGGGGACCCAGCTGTGTGTTTGGGGACCAGCCTCACTGGTGGGTACCTGGCCTTGTGCGGGTGGACAGTGGTGAAGAGGGCCGACAGTAGTGAAGGGGGAGGCTTGCGTGGGGTCCATCCAAGCTGCTGTGGGCACGCCGTGCAGGCCCACCTACCCACACCATCCCAGGCCCGCGCCCCCTCACCGGCGAAAGCAGTGCGCGGCCGACAGCACCCAGTACTCATTGAGGATGGAGCCGCCGCAGACGTGCAGGCCCGCGTAGTGCACGCTGACCTGCCACGGCCACTTCCTCTCCGGCGCAGGGACACCGCCCAGGATCTTCCCCTCCTTGCTGGGCTGACCACAGGCTGCAGGGAGAACGGAGCTCACGGTGGAGCCACGCTGGAGCCACGGGAGAGGTAGGGCAGGCAGGGGatgctggggaggggcaggggacacaggaggaagggaaggcagtggacatgggggaggggcaggggcaggcaggcGACATAGAGGAGGAGGCCCGCCACCGAGAGAGGCCCCAAGGGCAATGTCTCCAGCCGCCCGCCCGCCCCTGGGGCAGGGCCTACCCACGCTGCCAGTCAGGGAGATTCCCTGGTTCTCTGGGTGTCTGTGGACCGAGGCTGCGACCCCGGGAGGGGGCACCACCAGGAACAGCAGCAGAAGGCCCAGGGCACAGGGTCCGAGTGGGCCCATGCCGGAAGCAAGGGCCGCCATGAGGCTCGAGGCAGCGCCCCCAGCCGGTGACTAGTTCCTGACAGGTGACTGTGTCTCCAGCACAGGATTGCGCCCCCACCAGGTGGCTGCACCCCAACATGTGACTGGCTCCCACCAGGAGATGGCATTCCCAGCAAGTGAGGGTGCCTGGCCTGGACATGTGACTGCACCCCCATCACATGTCTGTGTCTCGTCCATTTACCTCTCCCGACCTGGACACATGATGGCTCCCAAGCTGGACATGTGACAGTGCCCCAACCATACCTCATATGCCTAGGTGTGGCATTCCATTCCACAATCAGGTCTAAACACAGTGGTCCATTTGAGAATTCTGTGTTTTAAATCGTGATGCTCTCAGTTTTCTCTGTGGCCCAACTTAGTTCTGTTAGGTCAATGACAATTTATACATCTGCCACCCagctatcaaaaaaaaagaaaaaagaaaaaaaaaggaaggaaagaaaagaaaaagaaataggccaggcatggtggctcatgcctgtaatgccagcactttgggagggtgaggcaggtggatcacttgaggtcaagagtttgagactagcctggccaacatggcaaaaccctgcctctactgaaaatacaaaaattggctaggcatggtggcacacaactgaaATCCTggttccttgggaggctgagacaggagaatagcttgaacctgggaggcagagattgcagtaagccaagatcacacctctgcactccagcctgggtgacacagtgagactccgtctcaaaaaaaaaaaaaaaaaaattcattaagccTTCATTtatacttgctaaaatttatcccattgattctacattatggtgagttgtataattatttcatgatatattacaatgtaataataatagaaataaagtggacaataaatgtaatgtgctcaAATCATCCCAAAACAATTTCTCTGCCAGGaggcaactttggaactgagtaacaggcagaggttgcaacagtttggagggctcagaagaagagaggaaaatgtgggaaagtttggaacttcctagagacttgttgaatggctttgaccaaaatgctgataatgatttggacaatgaaatccaggctgaggtggtctcaggtggagatgaggacTGGAGTAAAGGTAATGCTTGCCATGTTTTATCAAAGaggctggcagcattttgcccttgccctagagatttgtggaactttgaacttgagggagatgatttagggtatctagtggaaaaaatttttaagcagcaaagcattcaagaggtgacttgggtgctgttaaaagcattcaggtttaaaagggaaacagagcataaaagtttggaaaatttgtagcctgatgatgtgatagaaaaagaaaaccccattttctgaggagaaattcaagccggctgcagaaatttgcataagtaatgaacaaacaaaatttaatggCCAAGACAACAGGGAAAATGTCTCTCCGGGGCATGTCAAAGAGATTTCTCACAGCCCCTCTTaccacaggcctggaggcctaggaggaaaagatggtttcatgggccagtcCTAGGGTCCCCATGTTGTGTGCAGCCTAGAggcttggtgccctgcattccagctgcTCTAGTCATgactaaaagggaccaaggtacagctcaggccatggcttcagagggtgcaagccccaagccttggcagcttctacatgatgttgagcctgtgggtgcacacaagtcaagaattgaggtttggggacttctgcctagatttcacagtatgtatggaaatgcttggatgtTCAGgcaaagtttgctgcaggggtgcgGCCCTCATTGagagcctctgctagggcagtgcagaagggaaatgtggggttgaagcccccacacagagtccccactggggcactgcctagtggagctgtgagaagagggccactgtcctccagaccccagaatggtagatccaccgacaccTTGCACTgttcacctggaaaagctgcagacactcaagttcagcctgtgaaagcagccaggagggaggctgtaccctgcaaatcCACAGGGcaaagctgcccaagaccatgggaacccacctcttgcatcagcatgacctaaATATGAGAcgtgaagtcaaaggagattattttggagctctAAGATTTAACTGCCACACTGAATTTctgacttgcatggggcctttagTCCCTTCGTTATGGcccatttctctcatttggaatgggtgtatttattcAGTGCCtctaccctcattgtatctaggaagtaactaacttgcttttgattttacaggttcataggcagaagggacttgccttgtcttggatgagattTTGGGCTGTGGACTTTTTAGTTAATGCTGAAacgagttaagactttaggggactgttgggaaggcatgattggctttgaaatgtgagaacatgagatttgggaggggccaggggtggaatgatatggcttggctgtgtccccactcaaatttcatcttgaattgtagctcctatgattcccacatgttgtgggagggaccccagtgagagataattgagtcatgggggtagttttccccatactattctcatcgtagtgaatacgtctcatgaaatctgatggttttataaagggaaacccctttcacttggttctcattctctcttgcttgaCACCATGTAAGACTTGctccccctttcctttctccatgattgtgaggcctccccagccacgtgaacTGTGagaccattaaacctctttttctttataaattacccactctcagatatgtctttatcagcagcgtaaaaatggactaatacaatgcaattccatttgtctatttttatttcgTTGCCTGAGCCTTTGGGATCATATCCAAAGtttccttgcctaagccaatgttgTGAAGtttttccctgtattttcttctggtagttttatagtttcaggtctaagtctttaacccatttttaGTTGAGTTTTGTGCAGGGTGTAAGATgagggtctaattttattcttctgcatgaggataaccagttttcccagcatcatttattgaatagtctgtcctttctccaatgtatgttctaagcgtttttgtcaaaaatcaattgactataaatgCATAGGTTTATTTCTTGGCTTTCTATGAGATTCCATTGGTCAGTGagtctgtttttgtttggttggttgattttgttttgttttggccagGATCATTCTATTTTGATTGcttcataatatattttgaagttaggtagtgtgatgcctctagctttattctttctgctcaagattgttttgacaaTTTGaggtcttctgtggttccatatgaatttaaggattattttttcttgacattttctatgaaaaatgacattggaatgTTGAtatgaattgcattgaatctgtagattgctttgggtagtacagacattttaacaatgttaattcttttACTCCATTAACATGGgatatctttacatttatttgtattttcttctatttctttcacaAGGATTTTATAGCTTTTAGTATACAAGTCTTATAAAGAAgtatttgataataaaatatgaatataaatagacaataaaataagtattttgttattgttgtcgCTATTGTCAATGGAattgtgttcttaatttctttttcagatagcttgttattagtgtataaaaatgccactaatttttattattgattttgtctcctacaactttactgaatttatcagttctaacagctttttggtggattctttaggattttctttgtATAGTATCATGTCATCAACAAAGacaatttcactttttcctttccagttaggatatcttttattttcttgccttgcctaattgctctggctaggatttccagaactatgttgaaaaaaagtaattagagtgggcatccttgtcttgtccctGATTTtacaggaaaagctttcaactttcactgttgagtataatgttagctatgcatttgtcatatatgacttttattgtgTTCAGGTATATTGCATGTATACCTATTATGTTAACAATGTTTATCATAAAAGGTATtgaattttaggctgggcatgatggcttacacctgtaatcccagcactttgagaggctgaggtgggtggatcacctgaagtcaggagttcaagaccagcctggccaacatggcaaaaccccatctctactaaaaatacaaaaattagccaggtgtggtggaacattcctgtaatcccagctacttgggaggctgaggcaggagaccctcttgagtccaggaggcagaggatacagtgagccaaggtcacaccactgcactccagcctgggaaactccatctcaaaaataaaaattttgagatggaacaagactccatctcaaaaataaaaaaggtattgaattttttgaaatgctttttctgcatctattgagataatcatatggttttatccttcattttgttactgtgatgaatcacatttattgatttgcatatattgaaccatctttgcattccagagataaatcctacttgatcatagtgaatgatctttttaatgtgctgttgaatttggtttgctagaatTTTAAGGacttttgtatctatgttcatcagggatatttatatttgtatctgTTCAActgtaatttccttttcttgtaataCCTTTGTCTGGCTTTAGTAATATAGTAAtactggccttataaaatgagtttggaagtgttgcctcttcttcaattttttggaagagtttcagggACTGATGTtggcttttctttaaatttttgataaaacTTAGCCATGAAGTCATTAAATCCTGGGCTGTTCTTTGATGGAAGAACTTTTGTTATTGATTCAATCACTTTAGTTGTTATTGGcttgttcaggttttctatttcttcatgattcagtcttggaaGGTTTTATGTGTCtaagaatgtattcatttcttctagatatcCAATTTTTGGTGTACAATTGTTTATAGTAGTTTCTTGCGATCCCTTTTACTTCTGTGATACCAGTTGTTATGCCACCACTTTCGTTGCTGatatttgagtattttcttttttttctagtctaGTAagcgtttgtcaattttgttcatcttttcaaaaaactagctattagttttatttattttttctattgtttttctagtcacaattttatttattctgctctAATATTTGTTATatccttccttctgctagctttgggcttagtttgttctttttctagttcctcgaTGTGTAGCATTAGTGTGTTAGGCCATTTTTgcatcactataaagaaatactggaggctgggtaatttataaggaaaagaagtttTTTTGAATTGGCTTACTATTAttcaggctgtataggaagcatagcaccagcatctgcttttagtgagggcctcaggaagtttccagtcacaatggaaggtgaaggggagcaagcatgtcacatggtgagagcaggggagagaagaaggaatcCTAGGCTTTTGAAAAAACAGATTTCATGTGAAGTAACTGAGCACGAACTCACTTATTATCAAGGGAATGttgccaaaccattcatgagggatctgcccacgtgatccaatcacctcccaccaatccccacctccaacactgaggatcacatttcaacatgagatttggaagggacagaTATGCAAACCATTTcaattagaatatttatttaaggtcttttctcttttttgccaTAAGCATTtcttgctataaatttcccttttaggACTGCTTTTggtgcatcccataagttttggtatgctgtgttttcattttttgtctcaatgtctcttttatttcctttgtaatttcttCTGTGATTTATTGGTTGTTTaggaacatgttgtttaatttccacatatgtGTGAATTTTCCAAGATTTCTcatgatttctagtttcatgccTTTGTGATccaaaaagatacttgatataatttcagttcttaAGTTTGTTAAGACTTGTTGTGTGGCCTAGACCTAACATAGGATCTATCTAGAAGAATGTtttatgtgcacttgagaagaaagTGTATTCTGTTGCTGTTGAGTGAAATGTTCTGCATAAGTCTGCTAGGTCCAAGTGGTCTAAAGTGTAATTCAAGTCCAGTGTTTCCTTATTAATGTTCCATCTATATGATCTGttcattgttgaaagtggggtaGTGTATTATTGtaaaatactattattatatCAAGTCTATCTTTCCCTTCAGATCACTTAATAATCACGTTGTGTATTTAGATGCCCCAATGttgggtgtgtgtatatttacaattattatttcctcttaatgaattgagccctttaccgttatataatgaccttctttgtctctttttatagcttttgacttaaagttgATTTTATCTTATATTAGTATAACTACCCCTGCTCTCTTTTAGTTTCCATCtgtgttgaatatttttttccatcccttcactttcactCTATGTGTCCTTACTagtaaagtgagtctcttgtaggcagtatatagttgtttcttgtttttttaaaaaatccattcaccCACACAATGTCTTTTGATTGAATAACTTGATTCATTTACATTCCAGTCAAATATTATAGGTAAGAACTTACTGCTgccattttgtaatttgttttctggttgtttcatagattatttgtttcttcttctcttggtgtcttcttttgtgatttgGTGGTTTCCTGTGTTGGTCTGCTTTTAAtcccttctttttatatttcttgcaTCTACTGTAGGTTCatgctttgtggttaccatgagacCTATTGGCTTagtcccttttctgtttttataccagaataccacaaactgggtaatttataaacaataaaagtttatttatctcacagttctggtggctaAGAAGTCCAAGAGCATTGTATTGGCATCTgatgagagccttcttgctgagTCATGACATAATGGAGGGCATCACATAGCAAGACACCAAAATCAAGAAAGCCAGAGAGAGCTGCTTTTGTAATAAAGCCAGTTTCATGATAGTGACATTACTCTGTTCATGAGGGCAGAGGGATTacatttccaacacatgaacttttgggTGGCACATTCAAATCCTAGCATTTACATAAAAATCTTATAATTAAAACAGGCTATTTTATGCTGATAACAACTTTGATTGCAAACGAAAACTCTACACTCTCACTCCCCCCAACacctttttgtgattttttatgttaaaatttacgtttttttctaatttgtgtccCTTAGCAATTTATTATAGCTATAGTTGTTTTCAATCGTTCTgtcttttaatcttcataatagaGGTACAATTGCTTTTTACACCACACTTACGGTATTTTGAGTATAACTATGTATTATTTATACCATTGAGTTTttactttcatatgttttatgTTATTAGGTAGTAGCCTTTCATTTTAGGTTAAATAACTTCCTTTAGCAATTCCAAGCCTAGTGCAAGGTTAGTAGTGATCAAATCCCTTAgctttgtttgtctgggaaagttaTTTCTGTCTTACTTCTGAAGGAAAATATTCTTGGATAGCAGGGTCTTTTTCCCTTTAGCACTTTGAATGTATCATTCTACCCTCTCCTGGCCTGcagggtttctgccaagaaatCCACTGACAGCTGTACTGGGACTCTCTTGACTGTGATGTGTTTTTAGGTCTTATTGCTTTCAgtattctttctctgtttttgatttttgataatttgattatgGTGTATTTTGGTGAACTGTTGGATTGGATTTAGTTGACAGCCTCTTAGCTTTCAGTACCTGGATGTTGTCATCTTTCCtcaaatttgaaaacttttcagCCATTAGTTCATTAAATATACTTTCTGAGCCTTTTTGTCTCTCCTTCAAGGACTCCTATTTTGCATAGGTTAGTCTCTTGATGTTGTCCCCTAATTCCCATagacctttatttttcttttccttttgctcatctgactggataatttcaaaaTTCCTATCTttgagttcactgattctttcttctacttgatcaagTCTACTATTGTAGCTTTCTGTCAAACATTTTAATTCAGTTATTATATTCTTTATCTCTAGggtttctatttgatttttattgttactat
It encodes:
- the PRSS38 gene encoding serine protease 38; the encoded protein is MAALASGMGPLGPCALGLLLLFLVVPPPGVAASVHRHPENQGISLTGSVACGQPSKEGKILGGVPAPERKWPWQVSVHYAGLHVCGGSILNEYWVLSAAHCFRRDKNIKIYDMYVGLVNLRVAGNHTQWYEVNRVILHPTYEVYHPVGGDVALVQLKTRIVFSDSVLPVCLATPEVDLTSANCWATGWGLVSKQGETSDELQEVQLPLIPEPWCRLLYGHVSYIMPDMLCAGDILNVKTVCEGDSGGPLVCEFNRSWLQIGIVSWGRGCTNPLYPGVYASVSYYSEWICYNIEITPTPAQPAPALSPALGATLSVLVAMMAGWSVL